GCTGCGCAGCTCCGACTCGAACGGCGCATAATAGGTGCGCACCGTCTCCCAGTAATTGGCCAGCTTCTGAATACCTTCCTCGTCCAGACCGGGGTCGCGATCATGTCCTTTTAGAGCAGCCAGCAGCGCATTCATGTTGGGCTGCGCGGTCAGACCGGATACGGACGACAGGGCCGTATCAACGATATCGACACCGGCCTGGGCGGCCAGCAGCAGAGTCGCCCCGCCGTTGCTGGAGGTATCATGGGTGTGCAGGTGGATGGGAATCCCGACCTCCTGTTTCAATGCCCGCACCAGTTTTTCGGCGGCCAGCGGCTTGAGCAGCCCGGCCATGTCCTTGATGCCAAGGATATGGGCACCCATTTTTTCCAGCTCTTTGGCCATGTTAACGTAGTAGGACAGTGGATACTTGTCGCGCTTGGGATCGAGAATGTCCCCGGTATAACAGATAGCCGCCTCGCAGACACCACCGGACTTGCGTACCGCATCCATGGCTACCTGCATCCCCTTGGTCCAGTTCAGAGAATCGAAAATGCGGAACACATCGATGCCGCTCTCTGCCGCCTTGGCGACAAATTCCCGCACCACGTTATCAGGATAGTTGCAGTAACCGACGGCGTTGGAGGCCCGCAGCAGCATCTGGAACAGGATGTTGGGGATTTTTCTGCGCAGCCGGTCCAGACGCTCCCATGGATCCTCCCGCAGAAAACGCATGGCGACATCAAAAGATGCGCCGCCCCACATCTCCAGCGAAAAAAGCCCACTGCCAAGGTGACTGGTGGCCGGAGCAATCTTGGCCAGGTCATGGGTTCTGAAGCGGGTGGCCATCAGCGACTGGTGAGCGTCACGCATGGTGGTGTCGGTGATCAGCAACTGCGGCTGCTCAAGAGCCCACCGCGCCAGGCCTTCGGCCCCCTTTTCGAGCAGGATGTCCCGTGAGCCCTTCGGACGCGGCACGTCATAGCGGATTTCCGGAATGCGGGGGTCGCGCAAATCCTTGTAATGCAATGGATTTTTAATGCCTGGATAGCCATTGACCACCACATGCCCGATATAGGACAGCAGCTTGCTGGAACGATCACGTTTTTCCGGTATCTCGAACAGTTCGGGATGCGTGTCGATAAAACTGGTATCGCAGGCCCCGGCCAGAAAGGTCGGGTGGTTGATGACGTTGGCCAGAAAACCAATATTGCATTTGACACCGCGCAGCCGGAATTCCGCCAGACTGCGGTCGGTAGTGCGGGCCGCCTCGCGCAGGGTCAATCCCCAACCGCTGATTTTAACCAGCAGCGAATCGTAATGGGGAGAGATCCGCGCCCCGGGAAAAGCGCTGCCGGCATCGAGACGCACGCCGAACCCGCCAGGGCTGCGATAGGCCGTAATGGTGCCGAAATCAGGGGAAAAGTTCCGGGTCGGATCTTCGGTCGTGACACGGGCCTGAATGGCGAAACCGTTGAGCTGAATATCCTTCTGGCCGCGTATGTTGATTTCCGGATCGCTCAAACGGTATCCCTCGGCCACGCGGATCTGGGCCCGCACCAGATTTCGCCCGGTCACCATTTCCGTCACGGTATGCTCGACCTGAATGCGGGTATTGACCTCGATAAAGTAGAAATGGCCTTCGGCATCCATCAGGAATTCAACCGTACCGGCGTTGACATAGCCGACATGATTGGCGATGCGCAGGGCGTAATCGCACAACTCCTGCCGCTTGGCGGCGCTCAGGTTCGGCGAAGGTGCCACCTCGATGACTTTTTGGTGACGGCGTTGAATGGAACAGTCGCGATCGTAGAAATGCACCACGCTGCCATGCTGGTCGCCAAGGATCTGCACTTCGACATGCTTGGGGTTTTCAATGTATTTTTCAAGGAAAACCGACGGGTTACCAAATGCCGCCTTGGCTTCCGAGGATGCCGACCGCAGACCTTCGGCCAACTCCTGCCGGTTACGCGCGATGCGCATGCCGCGCCCGCCGCCGCCAGCGGCGGCCTTGACCATGATGGGATAACCACATTTGGCGGCGAACAGCAGCGCTTCCTCTTCGCTGGTCACCGGCTTGTCGGTCCCGGGAACCACCGGAACACCAGCCTCGATGGCCACCTTGCGCGCCGCCACTTTGTCGCCGAGCTTGCGCTGGATCTCGGCACCCGGGCCGATCAGGGCGATACCGGCCCTCTCGCAGGCTTCGGCAAATTCAGGGTTTTCCGACAGAAAGCCGTAGCCGGGATGGATGGCATCGACGTCCTTCTTCTTGGCCAGATCGATAATTTCGTCGATGCCGAGGTAAGCCTCGATAGGCCCTTTGCCCTTGCCGACGCGATAGGATTCATCCGCCTTGTAGCGATGCAGGGCCACCCGATCCTCTTCCGAATAGATGGCCACCGTTTTGATGCCCAGTTCGATGCATGCGCGAAAGATGCGAATGGCGATTTCACCACGATTGGCCGCCATGACTTTATTGAATGTCTTTATTTCCATGAATCAAACCTCCCTGGTGCTAAGTGTTTGGACCGGCCGGCTACTTTACCAAAATCACAAGTCCAAAACAACAATCTGTTTATTCGAGAAAACCGATATATCGAAACTGCCCGAAAGCATTTACGCCGCATCTCGCCGCGGCACCCCGTCATTCAGGAGCGATGCAGACCGTCAGCATGACCAAGACATGCGATCATTCTTTGTGCGGGCCTCCCAAAAACGGCCGGACAAGATCCACCGGAAACGGGAAAACTACCGTCGAACTGTTCTCCGTGGCGATTTCGGTCAGGGTCTGAAGATAACGCAACTGCAGGGCGCCCGGCTGGGAAGAGATAATGCCGGCCGCATCGGTGAGCTTCTGTGCCGCCTGAAATTCCCCTTCGGCATGAATGACCTTGGAACGCCGCTCGCGTTCGGCCTCGGCCTGACGGGCCATGGCCCGCTGCATCTCCACCGGCAGATCGACATGCTTGATCTCGACATTGGAAACCTTCACCCCCCAGGGATCGGTCTGACGATCGAGGATTTCCTGCAGATGCCGGTTGATATTCTCGCGATGCGCCAGCAGTTCGTCCAGTTCGGACTGCCCCAGCACACTGCGCAGGGAAGTCTGCGCCAGCTGACTGGTCGCGTAAAGGTAGTTTTCCACCTCGATGATCGATTTTTCCGGGCTGACCACCCGGAAATAAAGCACCGCGTTGACCTTGACGGAGACGTTGTCCTTGGTGATGACGTCCTGCGGTGCGACATCCATGGCCACAGTGCGCAGGCTGATTTTCATCAGGCGGTCAACCACCGGAATGATGAGTCGCAGTCCCGGCCCTTTGACTCCGGCAAAACGTCCCAGACGAAACACCACGCCACGTTCGTATTCGTAAATCACTTTCACGGCACTGGAAAGGATCAGGACCAGAAAAACCAGGACTATGACGGGATAGATCATGGGATATTCTCCTTGTCGGAACCTGACATTGGGTGTGTATTCACCACGGTGTGAACCGGTTTCGGACGCCGCACTTCCAGGCGCAGGCCCTGCGCCATTCGCACCACCTCGACGGTCTCACCGGCGGGAATCGGCTCGTCGGCGTAGGCGGACCAGTATTCGCCACGCACGAAAATCTGCCCATCTCGATATACTTCGGTAAGCGTCTCGCCGCGCAGACCGGCCATGCCCTCCTGCCCGGACACAACACGCCGCCGTTGGGCGCGGACGACAAACCAGGCCACCAGCAGACAGAACCCGGCCGTCACCACTGCCGTCCCGGCGATAACCGCCCTGGAAAGCCGCATAAAGGGTTCGGTATGTTCAAACAACATCAGTGAGCCGAAGGTCATGCTGATCAGGCCTCCGACGGTAAGCATGCCGAACGAGGTCACTTTCACCTCCAGAACAAACAGTACCAGAGCCAGTACAATCAGCAGCATGCCGACATAATTGACCGGCAGGGTCTGAAAGGCAAACAGCGCCAGCAGTAACGCCATGGCGCCGACGGCGCCGGGCAGCACCACCCCGGGTTGACTGATTTCGAAAAAAATGCCGAGCAAACCGAGCAGGAGCAGCATATAGGCCACATTCGGGTCGCTTATGGTATTAAGAATCTTCTGCCGCCAGTCCATGCCGGAAAACTTTACCGTGGCATCCTGGCAGACCAGCTGACGAATCTCATCACCGCGACGGTACGTGCGCCCATGCAGCATCCGCAGCAGTTCCGTACGGTTCTCGGCCACCAGATCGACAACCTGACGCTGCAACGCCTCATGGGCCGCGATGGAAACGCTATCACGCACCATCTTCTCCGCCCATACCGGGTTGCGACCCCGGCGCATTGCCAGACTGCGTGCATAGGCGGCCGCATCTTCCACGACCTTTCCCATCAACACATCGTCACCATTGTCCCGTCCGCCGCCGATGGATACCGGGTGAGCCGCACCGATGTTGGTACCCGGCGCCATACCGGCAAAGTCGGCGGCCAGGGTTATCAGCGCGCCGGCTGAAGCGGCGCGTGCACCGGCGGGGCCAACAAACACCACCACCGGCACCTGCGAACCGAGCACCGCCTTGACGATCTGGCGCATAGCAAGGTCCAGGCCTCCAGGCGTGTCGAGCTCCAGAAGAAAAGCCGCGGGCTTTTCACGGTTGACGCGATCGAGTTGCTCCGTTACAAATGCAGCAACGGCGGGGTTGATGGTCCCCGAGATGCGCACTGCCTCGACCACCGGAGCAGACACCGGCACCTCGGCCGCATCTGACCGGGAACCAGGCATGCCAACCAGCATAAACAGCAGCGGGACCAGCATCCAGACAGGCGATACAAAGATTCTGTGAGCGCCCCATGCGTCAATCATTTGAATCACCACCCCATCAATGCGCCAATTTTTTAACGCAAACACTTGCCTGAGCCTTCAGGACATGGTAGCTTCCTAGCATAGCGTCAATCGGATGACAAAGCCACCTTTTTTTCACAGGTTACGCCATGAAAAACATATCACAGATTCTGGTTATCGAAGACGAAGCCGCCAACCGGGAAGCCATCGCCCTGCTGTTGAGCAGCGCCGGCTACCAGGTGACCACCGCCGAAACCGGCGAAAAAGCCCTTGAGATTCTGGCCAAAACGCCTTTCGAGGTCATCCTCACCGATCTTTTTCTGCCCGGCGTCAGCGGCATCGAGATCCTGAAGCGCGTCAAGGAGCAGTGGCCCTTCACCAATGTCATACTGATCACCGGCAAAGGTTCAGCAGAGTCGGCGGTCGAAGCCATGAAAGAAGGGGCCTTTGACTATATTACCAAACCTCTGCACTTCGAAAAGCTGCAGGTTATCATTGCCAAAGCCCTGGAAAAAAGCCGGCTCATCGCGGAGAACCTGTACCTTCGTCAGCAACTGCGAGGCAAATACCGCTTCGACAACATTATCGGCAACAGCCTTGCAATGCAGCATGTCTTCTCCCGCATGGAAAAGGTTCTGCACACCGATTCGACGATTCTGATTCTCGGGGAATCGGGTACCGGCAAGGAACTGGTCGCCAAAGCCATCCACTACAATGGCCACCGAAAGGAAAAACCGTTTGTGGCCATCAACTGCGGCGCCATCCCCGCGGAGCTACTGGAAAGCGAGTTGTTCGGCCATGTTCGCGGGGCCTTTACCGGTGCGGTGGCGGATAAGACAGGGAAATTCCAGCAGGCCCATCAGGGAACCGTGTTCCTGGATGAAATCGGTACCATGCCGCTGCACCTGCAGATGAAGATGCTGCGCGTGCTGCAGGAACAGGAAGTGGAAAAAGTCGGATCATCAAAGAAAATAAAGCTGGACGTAAGGGTCATCTCCGCAACCAACGCCAACCTGGAACAAGAAGTCGAACGGGGTCGCTTCCGCGCCGACCTCTACTACCGGCTCAATGTTATCCCCATAACGCTGCCGGCCCTGAGGGAAAGACGCGAGGATATTGCCTTGCTGGCTCGTTATTTTCTGCAGAAAACCTGCAATGAACTGAACCGGCCGCTACTGTCCATCACGCCCGGAGCCATGTCCTGCCTGGAAAACTACCACTGGCCGGGAAATGTGCGCGAACTCGAGAATGTCATAGAACGCACCGTCACCCTCACCGAAGGATTGGCCATCGGCAAAAGCGATCTGCCGGCCAATATCAGCGGCAGCAGCTGCGAGGACGAAGAACCTCAGATTTCCTGCCCCCGGCTGACCGAAGCGGGGCT
This portion of the Syntrophotalea acetylenica genome encodes:
- a CDS encoding pyruvate carboxylase — encoded protein: MEIKTFNKVMAANRGEIAIRIFRACIELGIKTVAIYSEEDRVALHRYKADESYRVGKGKGPIEAYLGIDEIIDLAKKKDVDAIHPGYGFLSENPEFAEACERAGIALIGPGAEIQRKLGDKVAARKVAIEAGVPVVPGTDKPVTSEEEALLFAAKCGYPIMVKAAAGGGGRGMRIARNRQELAEGLRSASSEAKAAFGNPSVFLEKYIENPKHVEVQILGDQHGSVVHFYDRDCSIQRRHQKVIEVAPSPNLSAAKRQELCDYALRIANHVGYVNAGTVEFLMDAEGHFYFIEVNTRIQVEHTVTEMVTGRNLVRAQIRVAEGYRLSDPEINIRGQKDIQLNGFAIQARVTTEDPTRNFSPDFGTITAYRSPGGFGVRLDAGSAFPGARISPHYDSLLVKISGWGLTLREAARTTDRSLAEFRLRGVKCNIGFLANVINHPTFLAGACDTSFIDTHPELFEIPEKRDRSSKLLSYIGHVVVNGYPGIKNPLHYKDLRDPRIPEIRYDVPRPKGSRDILLEKGAEGLARWALEQPQLLITDTTMRDAHQSLMATRFRTHDLAKIAPATSHLGSGLFSLEMWGGASFDVAMRFLREDPWERLDRLRRKIPNILFQMLLRASNAVGYCNYPDNVVREFVAKAAESGIDVFRIFDSLNWTKGMQVAMDAVRKSGGVCEAAICYTGDILDPKRDKYPLSYYVNMAKELEKMGAHILGIKDMAGLLKPLAAEKLVRALKQEVGIPIHLHTHDTSSNGGATLLLAAQAGVDIVDTALSSVSGLTAQPNMNALLAALKGHDRDPGLDEEGIQKLANYWETVRTYYAPFESELRSGTAQVYHHEIPGGQYSNYKPQVEGFGLGDRWEECKEMYRKVNDMFGDIIKVTPSSKIVGDMTMFMVQNNLQPEDVYERGQELTFPQGVVDFFKGMIGQPHGGFPEKLQKIVLKGEEPLTCRPGEFLEPVDFVAKRQELENKLGHPVSERDVLSAVLYPGVFEEFDAHRTEYQDTSVLPTPVFFYGLDLGDECTVEMEPGKNLLVQLNAIGRIQDDGHRDIYFELNGEPRQIMVPDLSVADDQIKHRKADPDNLHHVGAPMPGKVFRILVDVGCVVKKGDILLSTEAMKMETNVKAEKDGVVAEILIREGTQVEQGELLLILE
- a CDS encoding slipin family protein, encoding MIYPVIVLVFLVLILSSAVKVIYEYERGVVFRLGRFAGVKGPGLRLIIPVVDRLMKISLRTVAMDVAPQDVITKDNVSVKVNAVLYFRVVSPEKSIIEVENYLYATSQLAQTSLRSVLGQSELDELLAHRENINRHLQEILDRQTDPWGVKVSNVEIKHVDLPVEMQRAMARQAEAERERRSKVIHAEGEFQAAQKLTDAAGIISSQPGALQLRYLQTLTEIATENSSTVVFPFPVDLVRPFLGGPHKE
- a CDS encoding NfeD family protein; this encodes MIDAWGAHRIFVSPVWMLVPLLFMLVGMPGSRSDAAEVPVSAPVVEAVRISGTINPAVAAFVTEQLDRVNREKPAAFLLELDTPGGLDLAMRQIVKAVLGSQVPVVVFVGPAGARAASAGALITLAADFAGMAPGTNIGAAHPVSIGGGRDNGDDVLMGKVVEDAAAYARSLAMRRGRNPVWAEKMVRDSVSIAAHEALQRQVVDLVAENRTELLRMLHGRTYRRGDEIRQLVCQDATVKFSGMDWRQKILNTISDPNVAYMLLLLGLLGIFFEISQPGVVLPGAVGAMALLLALFAFQTLPVNYVGMLLIVLALVLFVLEVKVTSFGMLTVGGLISMTFGSLMLFEHTEPFMRLSRAVIAGTAVVTAGFCLLVAWFVVRAQRRRVVSGQEGMAGLRGETLTEVYRDGQIFVRGEYWSAYADEPIPAGETVEVVRMAQGLRLEVRRPKPVHTVVNTHPMSGSDKENIP
- a CDS encoding sigma-54-dependent transcriptional regulator — protein: MKNISQILVIEDEAANREAIALLLSSAGYQVTTAETGEKALEILAKTPFEVILTDLFLPGVSGIEILKRVKEQWPFTNVILITGKGSAESAVEAMKEGAFDYITKPLHFEKLQVIIAKALEKSRLIAENLYLRQQLRGKYRFDNIIGNSLAMQHVFSRMEKVLHTDSTILILGESGTGKELVAKAIHYNGHRKEKPFVAINCGAIPAELLESELFGHVRGAFTGAVADKTGKFQQAHQGTVFLDEIGTMPLHLQMKMLRVLQEQEVEKVGSSKKIKLDVRVISATNANLEQEVERGRFRADLYYRLNVIPITLPALRERREDIALLARYFLQKTCNELNRPLLSITPGAMSCLENYHWPGNVRELENVIERTVTLTEGLAIGKSDLPANISGSSCEDEEPQISCPRLTEAGLDMPEIIANIERCLIRSAMDLSQGVKARAAELLNIKRTTLVEKIKRLNL